In the genome of Massilia sp. PAMC28688, one region contains:
- a CDS encoding SapC family protein, translated as MATSNFFQKPVPLNREHHRGIKLDGSVANFSFAASTSSMMIAAAELEEAALTYPVVFVGADGSPTALTALMGINQDENLFVNDGRWEEGCYLPVFVRRYPFVFAEGGPDEQLTVCVDEAHPGLNKETGELLLTDKGEPTEFMQSAIDFLGNCHSEMDRTKMFAQRMHELGLLVERNIEITRDGANFRLEGFFVIDREKLAAVDDTVALELFRTGAMGLISAHLVSLNNVNRLAYRLDRRLAAQAAAAPASAA; from the coding sequence GTGGCCACATCGAATTTCTTCCAGAAGCCTGTTCCGCTCAATCGCGAGCATCACCGCGGCATCAAGCTTGACGGCAGCGTCGCCAATTTTTCTTTTGCCGCCAGCACCAGCTCGATGATGATCGCAGCGGCGGAGCTGGAAGAAGCAGCATTGACCTATCCGGTCGTGTTTGTCGGCGCCGACGGCTCGCCGACCGCATTGACGGCGCTGATGGGCATCAACCAGGATGAAAACCTGTTTGTCAACGACGGGCGCTGGGAAGAAGGCTGCTACCTGCCTGTATTCGTGCGCCGCTATCCCTTCGTGTTTGCCGAAGGCGGGCCGGATGAGCAGCTGACGGTGTGCGTGGACGAAGCCCACCCGGGCTTGAACAAGGAAACGGGCGAACTGCTGTTGACCGACAAGGGCGAGCCGACGGAATTCATGCAAAGCGCTATCGATTTCCTGGGCAACTGCCATAGCGAAATGGACCGCACCAAGATGTTTGCCCAGCGCATGCACGAACTGGGCTTGCTGGTGGAGCGCAATATCGAAATCACTCGCGATGGCGCCAACTTCCGCCTGGAAGGCTTTTTCGTGATCGATCGCGAAAAGCTCGCCGCTGTCGACGACACCGTTGCCCTGGAATTGTTCCGCACGGGTGCCATGGGTTTGATCTCGGCGCACCTGGTGTCGCTCAACAACGTCAATCGCCTGGCCTATCGCCTCGACCGGCGCCTGGCCGCCCAGGCTGCCGCAGCCCCGGCAAGCGCTGCCTGA
- a CDS encoding DUF1565 domain-containing protein — MNKPSLVMLSSAIFLSACGSNSEPPSRAAVAPSPAPALPPTANAAAPPALPDPGAADPPADAPFVASPMALPEEGAAPDTAPDTEAPQATSADEFAVAAYVPADGPLVAAAVPGEGLEALAGPGRPRLYVSPKGADANPGTQERPFRSLARAARTVRPGTLVLVAPGSYSGGLRSAISGSAGARITFLSTQKWGARITAPRNSPSKTAWDNRGSHVDIVGFEIDGRAYQGGVPWTHGIYSGGSFVAIRHNRVHHIAQQSPCNRGGGAAIGVDSYFGGVSADVIANLVHDIGPAGCRFVQGIYVSTSARVKNNVIYRVAEGGIHLWHDANNVIITNNTVTASNTGIIVGGGNFYHRHAGNDHTAVYSNMVYDNRMGISEQGKTGRHNTYRNNLVYNNSRYNWQLKNGLRHAGTVTAPPRLLGSVRDSSPNLRPAPGSPAIGMALPLHAESTDFAGRPRNAQAGFDIGAYQH, encoded by the coding sequence ATGAACAAACCAAGTCTTGTCATGCTGTCCAGTGCCATTTTCCTGTCCGCCTGCGGGAGTAACAGCGAACCGCCATCGCGCGCCGCTGTCGCGCCGTCCCCGGCGCCGGCCCTGCCGCCTACGGCAAACGCAGCGGCGCCGCCCGCGCTACCCGACCCCGGTGCGGCTGACCCACCTGCCGACGCGCCCTTCGTGGCAAGCCCCATGGCGCTGCCGGAAGAGGGGGCGGCCCCCGACACCGCGCCGGACACCGAGGCGCCCCAGGCCACGTCGGCCGACGAATTCGCCGTGGCCGCTTATGTTCCGGCCGACGGCCCGCTTGTGGCTGCCGCCGTCCCGGGCGAAGGTCTGGAGGCACTGGCCGGCCCCGGGCGGCCCAGGCTGTACGTCTCGCCCAAGGGGGCCGATGCCAACCCGGGTACCCAGGAGCGCCCCTTCAGGTCGCTTGCCAGGGCCGCGCGCACGGTGCGCCCCGGCACGCTGGTGCTGGTGGCGCCGGGAAGCTATAGCGGCGGCCTGCGCAGCGCGATCAGCGGCAGCGCCGGCGCCAGGATCACCTTCCTGTCCACGCAAAAGTGGGGTGCGCGCATCACTGCGCCGCGCAATTCGCCCAGCAAGACGGCCTGGGATAACCGTGGCAGCCATGTCGATATCGTCGGCTTCGAGATAGACGGCCGGGCATACCAGGGCGGCGTGCCCTGGACGCACGGCATTTACAGCGGCGGCTCCTTTGTCGCCATCCGCCACAACCGGGTTCATCACATTGCGCAACAGTCGCCATGCAATCGCGGGGGCGGCGCGGCCATTGGCGTGGACAGCTATTTCGGCGGCGTCAGTGCCGACGTCATCGCCAACCTGGTCCATGACATCGGCCCGGCCGGTTGCCGCTTCGTGCAGGGCATCTATGTCAGCACCTCGGCCCGGGTGAAGAACAATGTGATCTACCGCGTGGCCGAAGGTGGCATCCATCTTTGGCACGATGCCAACAATGTCATCATCACCAACAATACGGTGACCGCCTCGAACACGGGCATCATCGTCGGCGGCGGCAATTTTTATCATCGCCACGCGGGCAACGACCATACGGCTGTGTACAGCAATATGGTGTATGACAATCGGATGGGCATTTCCGAGCAGGGCAAGACTGGACGCCATAATACTTACCGGAACAACCTCGTCTATAACAACAGCCGCTACAACTGGCAGCTCAAGAACGGCCTGCGTCACGCCGGAACGGTCACGGCGCCGCCGCGCCTGCTCGGTTCGGTACGTGACAGCAGCCCCAACCTGCGTCCGGCACCGGGCTCGCCTGCAATCGGCATGGCCTTGCCCCTGCACGCGGAAAGCACCGATTTTGCAGGCCGCCCGCGCAATGCGCAGGCCGGATTTGATATCGGTGCGTATCAGCATTGA
- the guaA gene encoding glutamine-hydrolyzing GMP synthase has product MHSKILILDFGSQVTQLIARRVRDAGVFSEVFPYDVSDEFVRNYGAAGVILSGSHNSTLDGESPRAPQAVFELGVPVLGICYGMQTMAAQLGGKVENGAVREFGYAEVRARGHTALLKGINDFVTSEGHGMLKVWMSHGDKVLDMPPGFKLMGDTPSCPVAAMADEARRFYAVQFHPEVTHTSQGKAILGRFVHEICGCKSEWNMPDYISEAVAKIRQQVGSDDVILGLSGGVDSSVAAALIHRAIGDQLTCVFVDHGLLRLDEGKMVMDMFAKNLGVKVLRVDAEDQFMGHLAGVADPEAKRKIIGREFVEVFQVEAGKLSNAKWLAQGTIYPDVIESAGKGKKGQTIKSHHNVGGLPETLNLKLLEPLRELFKDEVRKLGVALGLPHDMVYRHPFPGPGLGVRILGEVRKDFADLLRRADAIFIEELRNTPCELPALESIDAGEAPRNWYEATSQAFAVFLPVKSVGVMGDGRTYEYVVALRAVQTLDFMTAQWAHLPHSLLGKVSNRIINEVRGINRVVYDISGKPPATIEWE; this is encoded by the coding sequence ATGCATTCAAAAATCCTCATCCTCGATTTCGGTTCCCAGGTCACCCAGCTCATCGCCCGCCGCGTGCGCGATGCCGGCGTCTTTTCGGAAGTGTTTCCGTATGACGTCAGTGACGAGTTCGTGCGCAACTATGGCGCTGCCGGCGTCATCCTGTCGGGCAGCCACAATTCCACGCTGGACGGCGAGTCGCCGCGCGCGCCGCAGGCCGTGTTTGAACTGGGTGTGCCGGTACTGGGAATTTGCTATGGCATGCAAACCATGGCGGCCCAGCTTGGCGGCAAGGTCGAGAATGGCGCCGTGCGCGAATTCGGCTACGCCGAAGTGCGGGCGCGCGGCCATACGGCGCTGCTCAAGGGTATCAACGATTTCGTGACCAGCGAAGGCCATGGCATGCTCAAGGTGTGGATGAGCCACGGCGACAAGGTGCTGGACATGCCGCCCGGCTTCAAACTCATGGGCGACACGCCAAGCTGCCCGGTGGCGGCCATGGCCGACGAAGCGCGCCGCTTCTATGCCGTGCAGTTCCATCCGGAAGTGACCCATACGAGCCAGGGCAAGGCCATCCTGGGGCGCTTCGTGCATGAAATCTGTGGCTGCAAGTCCGAGTGGAACATGCCGGACTACATTTCCGAAGCAGTTGCCAAGATCCGCCAGCAGGTCGGCAGCGACGACGTGATCCTGGGCTTGTCGGGCGGGGTCGATTCGAGCGTGGCGGCGGCCCTGATTCACCGCGCCATCGGCGACCAGCTCACCTGCGTATTCGTCGACCATGGCCTGTTGCGCCTGGACGAAGGCAAGATGGTGATGGACATGTTTGCCAAGAACCTGGGCGTGAAGGTGCTGCGCGTCGATGCGGAAGACCAGTTCATGGGACACCTGGCCGGCGTGGCCGATCCGGAAGCCAAGCGCAAGATCATCGGGCGCGAGTTCGTGGAAGTGTTCCAGGTCGAGGCGGGCAAGCTCTCCAATGCCAAGTGGCTGGCGCAGGGCACCATTTATCCGGACGTGATTGAAAGCGCCGGCAAGGGCAAGAAGGGCCAGACCATCAAGAGCCATCACAATGTGGGCGGCCTGCCGGAAACGCTCAACCTCAAGCTGCTGGAGCCGCTGCGCGAACTGTTCAAGGATGAAGTGCGCAAGCTGGGCGTGGCACTCGGTTTGCCGCACGACATGGTGTACCGTCATCCATTCCCGGGTCCCGGCCTGGGCGTACGCATCTTGGGCGAAGTGCGCAAGGACTTTGCCGACCTGCTGCGCCGTGCCGATGCCATTTTCATTGAAGAGCTGCGCAATACGCCGTGCGAACTGCCGGCGCTGGAAAGCATCGATGCCGGCGAAGCGCCGCGTAACTGGTATGAAGCGACCAGCCAGGCGTTTGCCGTCTTCCTGCCGGTGAAGTCGGTGGGTGTGATGGGCGATGGCCGCACCTACGAATACGTGGTGGCCCTGCGCGCGGTGCAGACGCTGGACTTCATGACGGCGCAGTGGGCGCATTTGCCGCACAGCCTGCTCGGCAAGGTGTCGAACCGCATCATTAACGAAGTACGCGGCATCAATCGCGTGGTGTACGATATTTCGGGCAAGCCGCCGGCGACCATCGAATGGGAGTGA
- a CDS encoding sensor domain-containing diguanylate cyclase: protein MRYFSHAIHLRTALWLLVAACTIPAVVVAVLALWHQYDRAYDRLLEQESSAARAVSAIIDREVAMVIGSLHTLRHSSAIGAATLPAFQRQAVKVLATLPSARDVYMTDPHGRLLMSTRAPAPGKLPMSGNVALVKAIMSSGQPRISGIFTGTLTGRRMVSVGVPVSDAAGKVHYALFASLDVDKLATLLRDGKLMPASWIVSVHDRDGLFIARSREHARFNGQKGSADLMAALSRAPEGVLEGVTREGIHVIAAYTLSPVSGWTVAIGAPKAALVAQLRLQILLAIAGVLVVLVFGVLAARVLSSRIRQAVAELVPQADRLSAWETFAPTTGPIIELNTLSQSLAQASQVLRLTRHQAQHDPLTGLANRNLLIEILDFQINFARRTESSVALLYIDLDGFKAINDSLGHLAGDELLAASATRMKDMVRASDCAARLGGDEFVIALSDTDAHGAETLAKRLIAELSAPVVTSCGEVAVFASIGIALYPYSASNSADLILSADEAMYRSKATGKNRFTLQVDARGAA, encoded by the coding sequence ATGCGATATTTCAGCCACGCCATTCACCTGCGCACTGCCCTCTGGCTCCTCGTGGCCGCCTGCACAATTCCTGCCGTTGTCGTCGCCGTTCTGGCCCTGTGGCACCAGTACGACCGCGCGTACGACCGGCTGCTGGAACAGGAGTCGAGCGCGGCGCGCGCAGTGTCTGCCATCATCGACCGGGAAGTCGCGATGGTCATTGGCAGTTTGCATACCTTGCGCCACTCCAGCGCCATCGGTGCGGCCACCCTGCCAGCATTCCAGCGCCAGGCCGTCAAGGTGCTGGCCACCCTGCCCTCGGCGCGCGATGTGTACATGACTGACCCGCATGGCCGCCTCTTGATGAGCACGCGCGCGCCCGCCCCCGGCAAACTGCCCATGTCCGGCAATGTGGCACTGGTCAAGGCCATCATGTCCAGCGGCCAGCCGCGTATTTCCGGCATCTTTACCGGCACCCTCACCGGCCGCCGCATGGTGTCGGTGGGCGTGCCTGTCAGCGACGCGGCGGGAAAGGTGCACTACGCCCTGTTTGCCTCGCTGGACGTGGACAAGCTCGCCACTCTCCTGCGCGACGGCAAGCTGATGCCGGCCAGCTGGATCGTGTCGGTGCATGACCGCGACGGCCTGTTCATTGCACGCAGCCGGGAGCACGCGCGCTTCAATGGGCAGAAGGGATCGGCCGACCTCATGGCGGCACTGTCGCGCGCCCCGGAAGGCGTGCTTGAAGGCGTCACGCGCGAAGGCATCCATGTCATTGCCGCCTACACCTTGTCGCCCGTGTCCGGCTGGACCGTGGCCATTGGTGCGCCCAAGGCGGCACTGGTGGCTCAGCTGCGGCTGCAGATCCTGCTTGCCATCGCCGGGGTGCTGGTGGTGCTGGTGTTTGGCGTACTGGCCGCACGCGTGCTCTCGTCGCGCATTCGCCAGGCCGTGGCCGAGCTGGTGCCCCAGGCCGACCGCCTGTCGGCGTGGGAAACGTTCGCGCCAACTACCGGCCCCATCATCGAACTCAATACCTTGTCGCAATCATTGGCCCAGGCCTCGCAAGTGTTGCGGCTTACACGGCACCAGGCCCAGCACGATCCCCTGACGGGCCTGGCCAACCGCAACTTGCTGATCGAAATCCTCGACTTCCAGATCAACTTTGCCAGGCGCACGGAAAGCTCCGTGGCCCTTCTGTACATCGACCTCGATGGCTTCAAGGCCATCAACGACTCGCTCGGGCACCTGGCCGGCGACGAACTGCTGGCCGCCAGCGCCACCCGCATGAAGGACATGGTGCGCGCCTCCGACTGCGCCGCCCGCCTGGGGGGCGACGAATTTGTCATCGCCCTGAGCGACACCGACGCCCACGGCGCCGAAACGCTGGCCAAGCGGCTGATCGCGGAACTGTCGGCGCCGGTCGTGACCAGCTGCGGTGAGGTAGCGGTGTTTGCCAGCATCGGCATCGCCCTCTATCCATATTCAGCGAGCAACAGCGCCGACCTCATCCTCAGTGCCGACGAAGCCATGTATCGCTCCAAGGCAACGGGCAAGAATCGCTTCACGCTGCAGGTGGACGCGCGCGGGGCGGCCTGA
- a CDS encoding MFS transporter, translating into MQTPLKVADVGHKITPVKKPALSFWQIWNMSFGFLGIQFGFALQQANVPRIFQTMGAELDKIGYLMIAAPLAGLLVQPIIGYMSDRTWGRWGRRRPYFILGALFASLALCGMPNATALWVAAALLLILDVAINVAMEPFRAFVGDLLPKEQVTKGYAFQTFFIGIGAVVASALPYILTHAFGVSNTGPAGEAPPSVTLAFYLGAAAFFGAVAWTVFRTKEYSPEQVRQYHPEAEPIEQGKSGIASFFSDYRHMPKIMQQLSLVQFFTWFTWFSMWTYATAAITQHIYGTTDTTSALFNEGADWWGVCSAVYNAASIAFAFLLPVIARKTSRKAAHAVALAVGGMSFISIYFVSSPAMLVLPFIGIGLAWASTLSMPYAILACATPAHKMGMFMGMFNMSIVIPQLVSGLTLGYFLTRFFEGQAIMMLILAGVSMLIAACLSMVVKELD; encoded by the coding sequence ATGCAGACCCCACTTAAAGTTGCCGACGTCGGGCACAAGATTACGCCAGTCAAAAAGCCAGCACTCTCGTTCTGGCAAATCTGGAACATGAGCTTCGGCTTCCTCGGCATCCAGTTCGGTTTCGCCTTGCAGCAGGCCAACGTCCCCCGCATCTTCCAGACCATGGGTGCGGAGCTCGACAAGATTGGCTACCTCATGATTGCCGCGCCTCTGGCGGGCCTGCTGGTGCAGCCCATCATTGGCTACATGAGCGACCGCACCTGGGGCCGCTGGGGCCGGCGCCGTCCCTACTTCATCCTGGGGGCGCTGTTTGCCTCGCTGGCACTGTGCGGCATGCCCAACGCCACGGCGCTGTGGGTGGCCGCTGCCCTGCTGCTGATCCTGGACGTGGCCATCAATGTGGCCATGGAACCGTTTCGCGCCTTCGTGGGCGACTTGCTCCCGAAAGAACAGGTCACCAAGGGGTATGCATTCCAGACCTTCTTCATCGGCATTGGCGCCGTTGTCGCGTCGGCCCTGCCCTATATCCTGACCCACGCCTTTGGCGTGTCCAACACGGGGCCGGCCGGCGAAGCGCCACCGTCCGTGACGCTGGCTTTCTACCTGGGCGCTGCCGCCTTTTTCGGCGCCGTTGCCTGGACCGTGTTTCGCACCAAGGAATATTCGCCGGAACAAGTGCGCCAATACCATCCGGAAGCCGAACCGATCGAACAGGGCAAGAGCGGCATCGCCAGCTTCTTCAGCGACTACCGCCACATGCCAAAGATCATGCAGCAGCTCTCGCTGGTGCAATTCTTTACCTGGTTCACCTGGTTTTCCATGTGGACCTATGCCACCGCCGCCATTACGCAGCACATCTACGGCACCACCGACACCACTTCCGCCCTCTTCAATGAAGGCGCCGACTGGTGGGGCGTGTGCAGCGCTGTCTACAATGCGGCCTCGATTGCCTTTGCCTTCCTGCTGCCGGTGATCGCACGCAAGACCAGCCGCAAGGCAGCCCATGCAGTGGCGCTCGCCGTGGGCGGCATGAGCTTTATCTCGATCTATTTCGTCAGCTCGCCTGCGATGCTGGTGCTGCCCTTCATCGGCATTGGCCTGGCCTGGGCCAGCACCCTGTCGATGCCCTACGCCATCCTGGCCTGCGCCACGCCAGCCCACAAGATGGGCATGTTCATGGGCATGTTCAACATGTCGATCGTCATCCCGCAGCTGGTGTCCGGCCTGACCCTGGGCTACTTCCTGACCCGCTTCTTTGAAGGCCAGGCGATCATGATGCTGATCCTGGCGGGCGTGTCCATGCTGATCGCCGCATGCCTGTCGATGGTGGTCAAGGAACTCGACTAA